The following proteins are co-located in the Leptospira weilii genome:
- a CDS encoding CHC2 zinc finger domain-containing protein, whose product MAFIPKEEITRLKTETDLLALVRSYGIELKNHGTNWVAKCPFHDDRHPSFIVTPVKNLWHCMGACQTGGSAIDFVMKREGLGFNEAVEALQKLTQRTEIQVSQEQTKEPREETTRKRYGDFLPDEQNIIDRVFVYYQETLTKNKEAKEYLKNRGVYDREALEKFQIGYVDGSMVGQVLPRWDRKEGREARRVLREYGLARESKGYERFYKYIIFPLLDENGKPVGVYGRNITSGGSTTVRHRYMPGPHTGIWNREAIREKELILCESVIDALTMYVNGIRNVTCSYGTEGYTEELHREIGKHKPGRILIAYDNDPGGNTGAQRLKERYEQEGMSSHIMRLPVAMDVNEYAQKMRNASDSLHALILDTFPNEKETPTERTTNQKEEKTTQTLTNQKEDMGKDETRELSPLLPPRLKVERKGEEIHFERGERHYRVRSLYKNQGMEVMRVNLRLLVGEEYHTETLDMMNPKMRKGFVQSASDVTGVLEETIHSDLKEVFRESEEALWEKLENRRKPQKEEVTLSPEETGEAIQYLQDPELVTNILLDFERMGLVGERENSLLGYLATITRRTENPLAVIIQSSSSAGKSTLMDAILDLVPGEEKEKYSAMTGQSLFYMSATSLKNKVLAISEEEGVERAKYALKILQSEKKISIATTTKDQQSGRLSTTEYTVEGPVVLFLTTTSVEIDEELQNRAIVLTVNEDREQTRTILTNQRTEETLEGVFKQNTKEKIVTRHQNIQRLLKSIAVVNPYAKEIKFPDTRLRMRRDQKKYLTLIRSIALLHQYQREEKTAKDARGKEIPYIEVEKEDITLASLLFSRIFGRNLEDLSAHTKRLLQEIHEYVEELCKTKGVTRSEIRLTRKEIRERTGVSDTRLRVHLKRLEELEYLYVRNPKQGTALEYELVWDKDTDNGNDFYLGIRTVEFEEATKKLGRIFSGEKREEILSSGTLAQIQTDNLTPSSLAESTQNREESGDLAWG is encoded by the coding sequence ATGGCATTCATCCCGAAAGAAGAGATTACGCGACTAAAGACGGAAACGGACCTGCTTGCCTTGGTCCGAAGCTACGGGATCGAACTGAAGAACCACGGAACGAACTGGGTAGCAAAATGCCCGTTCCATGACGACCGGCATCCTTCGTTCATCGTAACGCCTGTAAAGAATCTGTGGCACTGCATGGGAGCTTGCCAGACAGGAGGAAGCGCGATCGACTTTGTGATGAAGCGGGAGGGCTTGGGATTCAACGAAGCGGTGGAAGCCTTACAAAAACTGACACAGAGAACGGAAATACAAGTATCCCAAGAGCAAACCAAAGAACCCCGAGAAGAGACAACGAGAAAGAGATACGGAGACTTTCTACCGGATGAACAAAACATCATCGACAGAGTGTTTGTGTATTACCAAGAGACGCTGACAAAAAACAAAGAGGCCAAGGAATACCTGAAAAACCGAGGGGTGTATGACAGAGAGGCGTTAGAGAAGTTTCAAATCGGATACGTGGACGGAAGTATGGTTGGCCAAGTATTACCGCGTTGGGATCGCAAAGAGGGAAGAGAAGCGAGAAGAGTCCTGAGAGAATACGGCCTTGCACGGGAGAGCAAAGGCTACGAGAGATTTTACAAATACATAATATTCCCACTCTTGGATGAGAACGGCAAACCGGTGGGAGTGTATGGAAGAAACATAACAAGCGGAGGTTCGACCACAGTAAGACACAGATATATGCCGGGCCCACACACGGGAATCTGGAACCGGGAAGCGATCCGAGAAAAAGAACTGATCCTTTGCGAAAGCGTGATCGATGCGTTAACGATGTATGTGAACGGAATCCGGAACGTAACTTGTAGCTATGGAACCGAAGGATACACAGAGGAGCTACACAGAGAAATCGGGAAACACAAACCGGGACGAATCTTAATCGCGTATGACAACGACCCCGGCGGAAATACAGGAGCCCAAAGATTAAAGGAGAGATACGAACAAGAGGGAATGAGTAGCCATATCATGCGTTTACCGGTAGCGATGGATGTAAACGAGTATGCTCAAAAAATGAGAAATGCAAGCGACAGCCTCCACGCACTCATTTTGGATACGTTCCCGAACGAGAAAGAAACGCCTACAGAAAGAACTACAAATCAAAAAGAAGAGAAAACAACGCAAACACTTACAAACCAAAAAGAGGATATGGGAAAGGATGAAACAAGAGAACTGTCCCCGTTATTGCCTCCCCGGCTGAAGGTGGAAAGGAAGGGAGAAGAGATACACTTTGAAAGAGGAGAGAGACACTACAGAGTGAGGTCTCTTTACAAAAACCAGGGAATGGAAGTGATGCGCGTGAATTTGCGGCTCCTTGTGGGAGAGGAGTATCACACGGAGACCTTGGATATGATGAATCCGAAAATGAGGAAGGGATTTGTCCAGAGTGCAAGCGATGTGACCGGAGTGCTGGAAGAAACGATCCACTCGGATTTGAAAGAGGTGTTCAGAGAGTCGGAGGAAGCACTTTGGGAGAAATTGGAGAATAGAAGAAAGCCACAAAAAGAAGAAGTGACGCTTAGCCCTGAAGAAACGGGGGAAGCGATTCAATATTTGCAAGACCCGGAATTGGTAACGAATATACTCCTTGACTTTGAAAGGATGGGACTTGTGGGAGAGAGGGAGAATTCACTCCTCGGGTATCTTGCGACGATCACAAGGCGTACTGAGAATCCGTTAGCCGTCATCATACAGAGTTCGTCGAGTGCGGGGAAGTCGACGCTGATGGATGCAATCCTAGACTTAGTGCCAGGAGAGGAGAAAGAGAAGTATTCTGCGATGACTGGTCAAAGTCTTTTCTATATGTCCGCAACCAGTTTAAAAAACAAGGTGCTAGCGATCTCGGAAGAGGAAGGGGTGGAAAGAGCGAAGTATGCTTTGAAGATACTCCAGAGTGAGAAGAAAATCAGTATTGCAACAACGACGAAGGATCAACAGAGCGGAAGACTGTCGACGACCGAATATACGGTGGAAGGACCCGTAGTGCTATTTCTTACAACGACGAGTGTAGAGATCGACGAAGAGCTGCAAAACAGGGCGATCGTGTTGACAGTGAACGAAGACAGGGAACAGACCCGAACGATACTTACGAACCAAAGAACGGAAGAAACCTTGGAAGGAGTATTTAAACAAAATACGAAGGAGAAAATCGTAACCAGACACCAAAACATCCAAAGGTTACTGAAGAGTATAGCGGTTGTGAATCCGTATGCAAAAGAAATCAAGTTTCCGGATACGCGACTCCGTATGAGACGGGATCAAAAGAAATATCTGACACTCATCAGATCGATTGCGCTACTCCATCAATACCAAAGAGAGGAGAAAACGGCGAAGGACGCAAGAGGCAAAGAGATACCGTATATCGAGGTGGAAAAGGAAGACATCACGCTTGCGAGTCTCTTATTCAGCCGCATATTCGGAAGGAACTTAGAGGATCTTTCGGCGCATACAAAGAGACTATTGCAAGAGATCCACGAGTATGTGGAAGAGCTTTGTAAAACCAAAGGAGTAACGAGGAGCGAGATCCGACTGACAAGAAAGGAGATACGAGAGAGAACGGGAGTAAGCGACACAAGACTTAGGGTTCATCTCAAACGATTGGAAGAATTAGAATATTTGTATGTACGAAACCCAAAACAAGGGACCGCGCTCGAATACGAACTAGTCTGGGACAAGGACACGGACAACGGAAACGATTTTTACTTAGGGATTAGAACCGTGGAATTTGAAGAGGCGACAAAAAAACTGGGAAGAATATTCTCGGGAGAAAAGCGGGAAGAGATTTTGTCATCGGGAACTTTGGCCCAAATCCAAACCGACAACCTCACACCTTCATCTTTAGCAGAATCCACTCAAAACCGAGAAGAAAGCGGCGACCTCGCCTGGGGGTAG